In Aegilops tauschii subsp. strangulata cultivar AL8/78 chromosome 3, Aet v6.0, whole genome shotgun sequence, one genomic interval encodes:
- the LOC109778680 gene encoding reticulon-like protein B1: MAEHKEEPVAESMMDKISDKFHGGDSSSSSSDSDDDKKGPAAGVKAKIYRLFGREKPVHAVLGGGKPADLVLWRNKKVSGGVLAGATAIWLLFEVMEYHLLTLVGHCLILSLATLFLYSNVCIFIHKSPPNIPEVKIPEDMTVNIALSLRHEINRGFFTLREIGHGRDLKKFLIVTGGLWLLSVLGSCCNFLTLSYIVFVVLYTVPVLYEKYDDKVDAFGEKAMIELKKYYAIFEEKVLSKIPKNKKH; encoded by the exons ATGGCGGAGCACAAGGAGGAGCCGGTGGCGGAGTCCATGATGGACAAGATCTCCGACAAGTTCCACGGCGGGGactcctcgtcgtcctcctcggACTCGGACGACGACAAGAAGGGGCCGGCGGCGGGCGTGAAGGCCAAGATCTACCGCCTCTTCGGCCGCGAGAAGCCCGTCCACGCCGTCCTCGGCGGCGGCAAGC CTGCTGATCTTGTTCTATGGAGGAACAAGAAGGTCTCCGGAGGGGTGCTTGCTGGCGCTACGGCCATCTGGCTGCTGTTCGAGGTCATGGAGTACCATCTGCTCACTTTGGTGGGCCACTGCCTCATCCTCTCCCTGGCAACACTCTTCCTCTACTCCAATGTCTGCATTTTCATCCACAA GTCTCCCCCAAACATCCCTGAGGTGAAAATTCCAGAGGACATGACTGTAAACATTGCACTATCACTGCGGCATGAGATCAACCGGGGCTTCTTTACCTTGAGAGAGATTGGTCATGGTCGTGATCTGAAGAAATTCCTCATT GTGACTGGAGGGCTCTGGCTTCTTTCTGTTCTTGGGAGCTGCTGCAACTTTTTGACATTGTCATATATAG TCTTTGTGGTGCTGTACACTGTGCCAGTTCTGTATGAGAAGTACGATGACAAGGTTGATGCTTTTGGTGAGAAGGCCATGATCGAATTGAAGAAGTATTATGCCATCTTTGAAGAGAAGGTCCTGTCGAAGATCCCGAAGAACAAGAAGCACTAG